One Candidatus Neomarinimicrobiota bacterium genomic region harbors:
- a CDS encoding DUF72 domain-containing protein, with product MSSAKQNQVMIGTSGYSYPDWQEVFYPPGMAKDQWLVHYAKHFEFCELNFSYYRMPTRKQLEKYLEQPLKYAIKGHRSLTHDRVGFPKARLDFLEAVSLLQQDDHLAAVLLQFPYSFAYTPNNRKYLLQLLEDLTALPLVVEFRHPDWIKDRVFEELKRRSWGISMIDSPRLSGGMPDYTAITSDIAYLRFHGRNTANWWTGDNVSRYDYEYSEDELQEWLPRITDMSKQAKTTYVSFNNHARGQAIKNANQLKAMLDKAEIN from the coding sequence TTGTCTTCTGCAAAGCAAAACCAGGTCATGATCGGGACTTCGGGCTATTCTTATCCTGACTGGCAGGAGGTATTTTACCCACCGGGAATGGCCAAAGACCAGTGGTTGGTCCATTACGCAAAGCATTTTGAGTTTTGTGAACTGAATTTCAGCTATTACCGGATGCCTACAAGGAAACAATTGGAGAAATATCTGGAACAGCCTTTAAAATATGCGATCAAGGGACATCGTTCACTGACCCATGACCGGGTTGGCTTTCCGAAAGCGCGTCTGGATTTCTTAGAGGCCGTTAGCCTCTTACAGCAGGATGATCATCTGGCGGCAGTGCTCCTCCAATTTCCATATTCTTTTGCCTACACACCGAACAATCGTAAGTATCTGCTCCAGCTCCTGGAAGACTTGACTGCTCTGCCTCTGGTCGTTGAATTTCGTCATCCCGATTGGATCAAAGACCGTGTGTTCGAGGAATTGAAACGTAGATCCTGGGGAATATCCATGATCGATTCGCCTCGCCTATCAGGGGGGATGCCCGATTATACAGCCATCACTTCAGATATTGCGTACTTAAGATTTCACGGTCGTAATACTGCGAATTGGTGGACAGGAGACAATGTCAGTCGCTATGATTATGAATATAGTGAAGATGAGCTCCAAGAATGGTTACCCAGAATAACAGATATGTCAAAGCAAGCCAAGACCACTTATGTCTCTTTTAACAATCATGCCCGTGGTCAGGCTATTAAAAACGCCAATCAGCTAAAAGCCATGCTTGATAAAGCGGAGATTAATTAA
- a CDS encoding ferredoxin--NADP reductase, whose product MMANVTLNAIVSQKIEVSPGLIILRVVPDGWGLPDFKAGQFTVLGLPGTAPRHELSDPEPDLKDPLKFIRRAYSVSSASVTKEYIEFYITMVRSGALTPRIFALEPGNRIFLSPKFSGVFTLDRVDQDSNIILLGTGTGLAPYMSMLRADLPCNAQRKYIIVHGARHSWDLGYRSELNTIANVCNNFTYIPAITRPDIEHINWGGASGYIQELWQAGIIQEKSGLKPAPENTHIFLCGNPSMIDSMVNTLELEGFIEHSNKAPGQIHLERYW is encoded by the coding sequence ATGATGGCTAATGTAACACTTAATGCAATTGTTTCACAGAAGATCGAGGTTTCCCCTGGTCTAATCATTTTGCGTGTTGTGCCAGATGGCTGGGGGTTGCCAGATTTTAAAGCTGGACAATTTACCGTATTAGGACTACCGGGAACCGCGCCCCGGCACGAATTATCTGATCCTGAACCAGATTTGAAAGATCCGCTTAAGTTCATTCGTCGAGCGTATTCTGTTTCATCTGCTTCTGTGACCAAGGAGTACATTGAATTCTACATCACCATGGTGAGATCCGGCGCTCTTACACCACGGATATTCGCATTGGAACCAGGTAACAGGATCTTTCTGTCACCTAAGTTCTCTGGTGTGTTTACACTGGATAGGGTCGATCAGGATTCAAATATAATCTTATTGGGTACTGGAACCGGTTTAGCCCCGTATATGAGCATGTTAAGAGCTGATCTACCCTGTAATGCACAACGCAAATATATCATCGTTCACGGTGCCAGGCATAGCTGGGATCTGGGATATCGATCTGAATTGAATACTATTGCCAATGTTTGTAATAATTTTACCTATATTCCCGCTATTACCCGTCCAGATATTGAACACATCAACTGGGGTGGAGCCAGTGGCTATATCCAAGAATTGTGGCAAGCTGGGATCATTCAGGAAAAATCCGGATTGAAACCTGCTCCGGAGAATACACATATCTTTTTATGTGGGAATCCCAGTATGATCGATTCCATGGTTAATACTCTAGAATTAGAAGGTTTCATCGAACATAGTAATAAAGCACCTGGACAGATCCATCTAGAGCGATACTGGTAG
- a CDS encoding sensor histidine kinase, with amino-acid sequence MDRTNKLQEEVLERKDAQETAQNALKQKDVLLREVYHRTKNNMNVVISLLNMQSAEQNKRPVEDAFSAISDRIYSMSLVHEQLYRSEDLSTIRFDEYVKTLVSRLHYSMPKVPGNIRVSYECEAIEIGLAEAVPLGLAVNEIVTNAFKHGFPDGRKGQIQIHMKNNKMGNLLIEVINDGLVFLKDVNIDNPETLGLHLIKMLIQDQLQSKLSIVSNKNVRYTIELLPTED; translated from the coding sequence ATGGATAGAACCAACAAGCTCCAAGAGGAAGTCCTGGAACGTAAAGATGCCCAGGAAACTGCCCAAAATGCCCTGAAGCAAAAGGATGTTTTACTGCGAGAGGTCTATCACCGAACCAAGAACAACATGAACGTGGTGATTTCATTACTTAACATGCAATCTGCTGAACAGAACAAACGTCCTGTCGAAGATGCCTTTTCTGCGATCTCAGATCGGATATACTCAATGTCACTGGTTCATGAACAGCTCTATCGCAGTGAGGATCTCAGTACGATTCGTTTTGATGAATATGTCAAAACTCTGGTTTCGCGATTGCACTATTCCATGCCAAAAGTGCCTGGTAACATCAGGGTTAGTTATGAATGTGAAGCCATTGAGATTGGTCTGGCTGAGGCAGTGCCGCTGGGATTGGCAGTGAACGAGATCGTTACCAATGCCTTTAAGCACGGATTTCCAGATGGTCGTAAAGGGCAAATTCAGATCCACATGAAAAACAACAAAATGGGTAACTTGCTGATCGAGGTTATTAACGATGGCCTGGTGTTCCTAAAAGATGTGAATATCGATAACCCGGAAACACTGGGTTTACATCTGATCAAGATGCTTATCCAGGATCAGCTGCAGAGTAAGTTGAGCATCGTTTCAAATAAGAATGTCCGATATACAATAGAGTTACTACCCACAGAAGACTAA
- a CDS encoding M20/M25/M40 family metallo-hydrolase, which produces MKYIMLTIISMLLLQCSLPMQSSQAKISQNELYDHIAYLASDELEGRKPGTPQGKLAAEYIGDHFKQFGLMPLGNDGYQHFDVITSVKLGPNNSFKATGISATVGEDYTPTVFSMNSSLEADLVFVGYGFQIENDSMQWNDYTDLDVKDKWVMILRGNPENESARSKYDNYSSMRHKMLIARDHGATGAIFVNGNKFDAKDELMELLIDRSFSMAALPVIHAKRELADQLLASKGKNILELETQLNEQLIPQSFAVDIQVKVTTEVLQQEVTTQNVVALLPGSDPILKDEFIVIGAHYDHLGWGGKGSGSRKPDTIAVHNGADDNASGVAAVLEIAEKLALSNSTPKRSILFMAFGAEEMGLLGSKFFTSNALIDLKQIKQMFNLDMIGRLNPKSRILTVGGTGTAKGMEAYLTEMAKGHDFKLSMTPDGYGPSDQATFYIEDIPVLFFFTGITEEYHTPADDIETINFKGEKIIADFTYELVRDIASRETAFEYLEAGPKGPPKGGKRGKVKMGIIPDFAAADANGFLLGGVVPGGPAAFAGMQKGDVMISLEGRSVKNVYDYMGRMADVKLGQRITVEVLRGEEKVILIVQL; this is translated from the coding sequence ATGAAATATATTATGCTTACCATTATCAGTATGTTGCTTCTGCAATGTTCCCTGCCCATGCAATCAAGTCAGGCAAAAATCAGTCAAAACGAGCTGTATGACCATATCGCTTACCTGGCATCCGATGAATTGGAAGGCCGGAAGCCCGGAACTCCCCAGGGTAAACTGGCTGCTGAATATATTGGTGATCATTTTAAACAGTTCGGACTAATGCCCCTGGGTAATGATGGTTATCAGCACTTTGATGTCATCACTTCCGTAAAGTTGGGACCGAATAACAGTTTTAAAGCAACAGGGATCTCTGCTACTGTTGGTGAGGATTACACCCCGACCGTGTTTTCCATGAACTCCAGCCTGGAGGCAGATCTGGTCTTTGTCGGCTATGGTTTTCAAATCGAAAATGACTCGATGCAATGGAATGATTACACTGATCTGGATGTTAAAGATAAGTGGGTCATGATCCTGCGCGGTAATCCTGAGAATGAATCTGCCCGAAGCAAATACGATAACTATTCCTCCATGCGCCACAAAATGCTCATCGCCCGTGACCATGGTGCAACCGGTGCCATTTTTGTCAATGGCAATAAATTTGATGCCAAGGACGAACTGATGGAGTTGCTCATCGATCGAAGCTTTTCCATGGCTGCCCTACCTGTTATTCATGCCAAAAGAGAATTGGCTGACCAATTACTGGCCAGCAAGGGGAAAAACATCCTCGAGCTTGAGACCCAACTCAATGAACAACTGATTCCCCAAAGTTTTGCAGTTGATATTCAAGTGAAGGTCACAACTGAAGTGCTTCAACAGGAAGTCACGACCCAAAATGTTGTGGCTCTTTTACCAGGCAGTGATCCAATTTTAAAGGATGAATTTATCGTTATCGGTGCTCACTATGACCATCTGGGCTGGGGCGGTAAAGGCTCCGGTTCGCGGAAACCAGACACCATCGCTGTCCATAATGGCGCAGATGACAATGCCTCTGGTGTTGCCGCAGTTCTGGAAATTGCTGAGAAGCTGGCCTTGAGCAACTCCACGCCCAAACGCAGTATCTTGTTTATGGCTTTTGGAGCTGAAGAGATGGGGCTCCTGGGGTCAAAATTCTTTACCTCAAATGCCTTGATCGACCTCAAGCAGATCAAGCAGATGTTCAATCTGGATATGATCGGTCGCTTGAACCCAAAATCCCGGATCCTGACCGTTGGCGGAACCGGTACCGCTAAAGGAATGGAAGCCTATTTGACTGAAATGGCAAAAGGGCATGATTTCAAACTGTCCATGACACCCGATGGCTACGGCCCTTCCGACCAGGCAACTTTTTATATTGAAGATATCCCGGTCCTCTTTTTCTTCACCGGTATTACCGAGGAATACCACACTCCTGCTGATGATATCGAAACCATCAATTTTAAAGGTGAAAAGATAATTGCTGATTTCACCTATGAACTGGTCAGGGATATCGCCTCCAGGGAAACAGCTTTTGAATATCTGGAAGCCGGCCCCAAAGGACCTCCAAAGGGTGGTAAACGCGGAAAGGTGAAAATGGGAATCATCCCGGACTTTGCCGCTGCAGATGCCAATGGTTTTCTGCTGGGCGGTGTGGTGCCTGGTGGACCCGCCGCTTTTGCTGGTATGCAGAAAGGTGATGTCATGATCTCTCTCGAGGGTCGCTCAGTGAAAAATGTATATGACTATATGGGGCGTATGGCAGATGTGAAACTGGGTCAGCGTATCACCGTGGAAGTCCTGAGAGGCGAAGAGAAAGTCATCCTTATTGTTCAACTATAA